In Azospirillum baldaniorum, one DNA window encodes the following:
- a CDS encoding helix-turn-helix domain-containing protein, with protein sequence MSAANDDCVSSTPESAIPAALGRNLRRLRTRQGLSLERLARLSGVSRAMLGQIELGRSAPTITVLWKIARALDVTLTALTRLDGRGDVLLMREDQARSFVSPDGLVLSRSLAPPGEGRGTDFLEIRLRPGGCETGGGVSSGSSINLVVAEGAVELCVGKGLHRLAAGDAVLFEAERTYRCRNADDVDARLFLVLTHGEG encoded by the coding sequence GTGAGCGCCGCGAACGACGACTGCGTCTCCAGCACGCCGGAATCGGCGATCCCCGCCGCCCTTGGCCGCAATCTAAGACGGTTGCGCACGCGCCAGGGGCTGTCCTTGGAGCGGTTGGCCCGGCTGTCCGGCGTCAGCCGGGCGATGCTGGGACAAATCGAACTGGGACGGAGCGCCCCCACCATCACCGTACTGTGGAAGATCGCCCGCGCCCTGGACGTGACGCTGACGGCGCTGACTCGGCTGGACGGACGGGGCGATGTGCTTCTGATGCGGGAGGATCAGGCGCGCAGCTTCGTCTCGCCCGACGGGCTGGTGCTGTCGCGGTCCCTCGCGCCGCCGGGGGAGGGGCGGGGAACCGACTTCCTTGAAATCCGCCTGCGGCCGGGGGGATGCGAAACCGGCGGCGGCGTCTCCTCCGGCTCCAGCATCAACTTGGTGGTGGCGGAGGGGGCCGTGGAACTGTGCGTCGGCAAGGGATTGCACCGCCTCGCGGCCGGCGACGCCGTCCTGTTCGAGGCGGAACGGACCTACCGGTGTCGCAACGCCGACGATGTGGACGCCCGGCTGTTTCTGGTCCTTACGCACGGAGAAGGCTGA
- a CDS encoding thiamine pyrophosphate-dependent dehydrogenase E1 component subunit alpha, whose product MALPSLPSDAAAPDAERLLGLYATMQRIRVFETLADEAHKAGQVAGYIHLSIGQEAIAAAVGANLRADDVLTSTHRGHGHTIAKGADPLAMFRELCGRAGGTCGGKGGSMHIADFSVGMLGANGVVAAGLPIAVGAAHAIALKGEDRIAVCFFGDGATNRGPFLEALNWAAAFRLPVLFVCEDNGYGATTRTGSVSAGGGPGVRAESLGIPVTVVDGNDLAAVDAAAAALVRAVRDGGGPQFLHARTYRFRGHTSSDPATYRDAAEVRAQLAGNDPLQRAAATLAELGVTPDALERVERHERETLAAALATALDSPWPDLRTAFTDVQDIGAPQ is encoded by the coding sequence ATGGCACTACCGAGTTTGCCCTCGGACGCCGCTGCACCCGATGCAGAACGGCTCCTGGGGCTGTACGCCACGATGCAGCGGATTCGCGTTTTCGAGACGCTGGCCGACGAGGCCCACAAGGCCGGGCAGGTGGCGGGCTACATCCATCTGTCCATCGGGCAGGAGGCCATCGCCGCCGCCGTCGGGGCGAATCTGCGCGCCGACGACGTGCTGACCAGCACGCACCGCGGCCACGGCCACACCATCGCTAAGGGTGCCGACCCGCTGGCCATGTTCCGCGAGCTGTGCGGGCGCGCCGGGGGCACCTGCGGCGGCAAGGGCGGGTCGATGCACATCGCCGACTTTTCGGTCGGTATGCTGGGCGCCAATGGCGTCGTGGCCGCCGGCTTGCCCATTGCGGTCGGCGCCGCCCACGCCATCGCGCTGAAGGGCGAGGACCGGATCGCCGTCTGCTTCTTCGGCGACGGCGCCACCAATCGCGGCCCCTTCCTGGAGGCGTTGAACTGGGCCGCCGCCTTCCGGCTGCCGGTGCTGTTCGTCTGCGAGGACAATGGCTATGGCGCCACCACCCGCACCGGCAGCGTGTCGGCGGGCGGTGGTCCCGGCGTTCGGGCGGAAAGCCTGGGCATCCCGGTCACCGTGGTGGACGGTAACGACCTGGCGGCGGTGGACGCGGCGGCGGCGGCCCTCGTCCGCGCCGTGCGCGATGGCGGCGGGCCGCAATTCCTGCACGCCCGCACCTACCGTTTCCGCGGCCACACCTCCAGCGACCCGGCCACCTACCGCGACGCGGCGGAGGTGCGGGCGCAGCTCGCCGGCAACGACCCGCTCCAGCGCGCCGCCGCCACGCTGGCCGAACTCGGCGTGACTCCGGACGCGCTGGAGCGTGTCGAGCGCCACGAGCGCGAGACGCTGGCCGCCGCCCTCGCCACGGCTCTGGACAGTCCTTGGCCGGACCTCCGCACCGCCTTCACCGACGTACAGGACATCGGAGCGCCGCAATGA